The Halobacteria archaeon AArc-dxtr1 region TCGGGGCCGTCCGCGTCAGCCGCGGACACCTCGGCCGGTTCGGAGAAGGATAGCTCCTCACCCGCCGGATCGGCCTCGGTACCATCATCACCATCATCGTCGGGCCAGGCGGCGGGATCTGCGTCGGCACCGACGGGCGGTCCGACGTCGGAGGAGTCGGGCCACTCGCCGTGCTCTCGAGCGGGGGGATCGTCCGCCGACGCGAGCGTCTCGTCGTCGACTGCGTCGCTCGGATCGGGCGTCGAAGGAGGACGTTCGGTTTCGGTGACCGCGTCTGAGCCATCGGCGACAGCGTCCGGCGCGCCGTCTTCGACACCAGCTGTATCAGCGCCGCCGTCGGCGGTATCGGCGTCCGATTCGGCGTCTGCCGTGGCCAACCGCGTCACTTCGGTGTTCTCGCTTATGACGTGTCTGTCGCCACAGCGAGAGCACTCCTCGTACTCCTGGACGGTGACGACGACCTCGCTGCCCCGTTCCTCGCGATCGCGATCGACGTGGGGTTCGCCGTACTCGTGGCCGAGCAGCGAACATCGCAGGACCATTGTATCGTCCGACCGTACCGAGTCCCACCATAAAAACGTACTGTCCGTCGGGCGACACCCCTGCTGGAACGGCAAGTGTCAAATCCCAGGCTCACGAAGAGAGGGACGGATGAGAGCGAAGCCGGAGTACCGGGACCGGGAAAAACCGCAGGTCGCGGTTCTGGACGAGCTCGTCAATCGCGTCGAAGAGGGGATGACCGTCCTCGAACTCCGTGCAGCCGTCGAAGTCGAGATCGACGAGCTAGAGGACGCTCTGGCGGCGCTCAAAGACGATGGGCTGATCGTCGTCGATACCGCGACCAACGAGACCCTTATCAAACCGGCCGACCGGGTCATCCCCGACGAGCCCGAGCCGGAGACAGACGAAACGCTAAGTGAGTGGCTGCGTCGTCGAATGCCGTTTTGAGGCGATCGAAACGCCTGTGGGGGTGAGGCGCCTCCGTTCGAGCATGAGCGTCATCGAGTCGGTACACGCAGATCACGGCGCGTCGTTCGAGGAATGCGGCGGGCGGCGAGTCGTCGCACACTACGGTCGGCCGGAACGGGCCCACCGAGCGGTGCGCAACGGCGTCGGCCTGCTCGAAATGACCTACGGCGTCGTGGTCGTCGAGGGCGACGACCGCGTCGAGTACGTCGACAACGTCGTCTCGAACCGCGTTCCCGACGCGGACGGCGCGGGCTGTTACGCGCTCCTCTGTGACCCCCAGGGCGGTATCGAACTCGATCTGTTCGTCTACAACGCCGGCGAGCGCCTGCTCCTGTTCACGCCACCCGGACGTGCCGACGAGCTGGCCGCCGACTGGGCCGAGAAGGTGTTCATCCAGGACGTCGAGATCCAGGCCGCGACCGACGAGTACGCCGTTTTCGGCGTCCACGGGCCTAACGCGACCGAGAAGGTCGCGAGCGTCCTCACCGGACCGGGAACTCCCGACGAGCGGTACGGCTTCGTCCGTGGAGGACTCGACGACGCAGGCGTGACCGTGATCCGAACCGACGCGCCGACCGGCGAGGAGGGGTACGAGATCGTCTGTGGCGCCGACGACGCCGAGGCGGTCTACGGCGTCCTCCTGAATCAGGGAATGAACGCCGCGCCCCTCGGCTACCGGACCTGGGAGGATCTCTGTCTCGAGGCCGGCACACCGCTGTTCGAGTCCGAACTCGAGGGGCGCATCCCGAACGTCCTCGGGCTGCGCGCCGCCGTCGACTTCGAGAAGGGCTGTTTCGTGGGCCAGGAGGTCGTCTCCCGCGTGGAAAATCGCGGGCAGCCGAGTTCGCGGCTGGTCGGGCTCGCGCTCGAAACCAGTACTGAAACGGATGCGGACGACGGAGACGCCGTCCCCGACGCCGGCGCGGCCGTCTTCGACGGCGACAGCGTCGTCGGCGAGGTGACGCGGGCGATTCACAGTCCGATGCTCGGCCAGTCGATCGCGCTCGCACTCGTCGAGTACGGCCTCGAGAGCGAGGCACTCTCGGTTCGCGTCGGTGGTAAAGAGCTGCCCGCGACCCGGACCGAACTGCCGTTCGTCGAGGGATCCGAGCGATCCGGTCGGCTGCCGGAGTACGCGGACTGAGGTCATCGCGCTACAGAACAGACCGTACAGAAAGCATTTATACAAAAAAAATAACTGGCTGTCATGAATCGACGAAAGGCAATCATCGCAGTCGGGGCGGCCACGACAACACTCGCCGGCTGCCTCGGAACGTGGGATTCGGAGACCTCGGGCACCGGCGGTAACGATGCCGCAAGCCCCGAGGAAGCACGTGCGGATGAGGGAGGTGACACTGATAGCGACGACGGGCAGACGGCCGAAACGGACGCGGAGCCGGCTGACACGGAGCCAACTGACGCGGACGACGGTGAGAGCGACGAGTCGGCGGAGTCGGCGACAGCCGCCGAGGATGTCCAAGCCTGGCGAAAGCCCTCCGGGATCGTGCAGGTCGGGTCCTCAGAGGGGAGCCACCGGGTGGTGCTGGGAGCGGAGTCGGACGTCTCACTCGAGACGACGATGGAGATACGGATTCAGGGTGGCAAAGCCATCTACGAGGACGAAATAAGCGTCTCCGCGGAGGACTCACAGACGATCTTGTTCAGGGCGAAAAATGAGTATCTGATCGACTTCCCAGAGACGGCGTATCCGTCGACGGAGGTGAGTGAGTCAAACGTCGACTGCAACGGCTCCGTCCAGGACGTCATATTTGGTGAGGACGGCGCGGTAGAGAGGACGGTATGGACGACATTAGCCATCTGTGACGCCGACCCCTCGTGGTTCAAGTGAGGGGCTCTACCAATTGGTATCCATCAGATCTTCACGGCACGAGGCTCGAAACAAGAACGGAGACACCGGCCGGAAGCGTCCGGCCACAGCGTTACGGAGCCCGCGACCGACGGCCCGGTATGGGAATTGACTCGCAGACGGATCTCGGAGAGCTGTCGGCCCGCGTTCGCGCGCAGGTCGAAGAGCAAACGGAAGAAGACGCTGACGCCGTCACGTGCCGATCGTTCAAGGCGATCGATCCGGACGCACTCCGGCGACTGAGCGAGACGTTTGAGGCGAAAGTCGACGACGACGAGCGCTCGGTGCTCGTCATCTCGCGAGCGAACGCCGAACTGCTGTTCGAGACCGAGGACGTCGACGGGGTCGACGACGTCGAGGCAGAGTTGGGCCACGAGACGCGGGTCGCAGACCGAATGCCAGACGACGCGCTGTTGCTGTTGAATTCGACGGCCGTCGACGGCGAGCGGGTGGTCGATCCGGCGGGAGTCGTCTACGGGCAGGTCGGACTGGCGGCCCAAGGCGGCGACGGGTGAACGCGTTCTCCCACCAGCACGGATTCGGGTTCGGCCCGGAGGCGATTCCGACAGGGTAATGCCGGCCGAGAGATCGATCTGGGGTATGAGTCGACCACGGGACCGAGCCGTGCTTCCGGCCGTCGCTCCGCTCGCGCTCGTCCCGGGGCTCGGGCTGGCCTCTCAGTACGTCCCGGTTGAGGCGTCGTGGCCGGTCGGAGGGGGACTCAAGAGTGCGGTTGCCGCCGCCGCACTGACCGTGTTTCTCGGCGCTCTGTTGCTCTGGAAGCGACAGGCGTACACGAAGCGAGTTACCGACCGAATTGCCGCGGAGCCGGGGCGATCGGTCAGCGTCGGGGCGGTCGTCGTGGTGTTTGCGGCCGGAACCGTCTGGGTATCGCTCTCCATACAGTTGCTTCTGATCGTCGCGATTCCGGTTCTCTTGCCGGTGTTTCTCGCGTTCGTCGTCGCGACCGCGTTCGGGACGGTGCTGGCCGGGCTCGCAGTCGGTCGCGCGCTGGTCCGTGGATGGACGGGGGCGCTCGTCGTCGCGGCGCTGCTGTCGGTCGTCACCGTTGCAGCCCCCTACGTCGGGTACGGGATCGGGTTCGCTCTCGGCTCGCTGGGAATCGGGGCGATGCTCGCCGAGGGACAGGCAGTCTGGCACGAGGTTGGGCCCGATACCTCACCGCCGCAGTCCTCGACGATAGACGACTGGGAGTAAGCGGTAGACTGTGGAGCGAGACTCGGATTGGCGAAGAAGCTCAAGACGGCGAGAGCACCGCCCGAAGGTGCTCACGGGAGAGCAGCGACGTCGGCCGATCCATATGGACGCCGATCTCGCCCGAGAGCACCCGAAGACCGAGGTGCTGGACCGGCGCCGGAAGGGAGTACGCCCGGCGGATCAGGTGTCCCAACCGCTGGTCGCGTGCTAAGTCCTCGCGCCAGGCGTGTTCGTAGGCTGCGAGCGTCGCCGGTCGATCCGGATCGATCTGGGCGACGGCGTGGTCGGCACAGGTCATCGCGTAGAGGATCCCGCCGCCCGTAAACGGTTTCGTCTGGGCTGCGGCGTCGCCAAGCAGGAAGCCCCGACGCGTCGTGACGCGGTCTGGCGGCCCGATCGGAATCGCTCCCGAACACCGGTGAGAGACGTCGACCTCGTAGCCGTCGACGAGTTCCCGGAAGTGTTTGGTGACCTGGACCCCGGGCGGCGCCGCGAGCCCGTACTCGACGCCCGCCTCGCCGCGGGGGATTCGCCAGGCGAAAAAGCGGGGTGCGGTGAGGTGGACGTCGACGAAGTCCGCGTGGTCGTCTTCCTCGGAAAAGGCGAGGACGCCGTGGAGGAGTTCGTCGGGTTCGGGAAGCGAGAGGGCCTCACGGACCCGAGAGCGCGGACCATCGCAGCCGGCGACCATCTTCGCCCGGAACTGATGGGAGGCGTCGGGTCCTTTCGCCTCGATCTCGACTGCGTCTCGCGTCTCCGTGACATCGGTGACGGTGTGGCGTTCGCGGACGTCGGCACCAGCCTCGCGGGCGAGATCGGCGAGGTGCCGATCGAGCCCCACGCGGTCGACGACGTTCGAGACGGGCTCGCGACGGTAGAAGGGATAGCCCGGGCTGTCGGGTCCGCCGACGTGAAATCGCGCCCCATAGACCTCGTTCTGGAGCAACTCGTCACGAGCGCCTTCGCCGGTAAACTCCCAGAGGTCGGTACTGACGTGGCCCGAGCAGGCCAGCGGATCGCCGATCCGCCCCTTCTCGAGAGCGAGCACGTCGTATCCGGCTTCGGCCGCCCGTCGGGCGAATCTCGCCCCCGGCGGACCGACGCCGACGACGACGAAATCGTACATACTCGGCTCATCCACACGAGAGAATAAAGGGCTTCCCGACTGTCCGTTCGCCTGAAACACGGGGGTTGCGATAGCCGGCCAAGATTCGCCGAAGGGATGGGAGCCGACGGATAGCAAGGCAGATACAGCAAACGAATCAGGCTGGTTCCCGATCGATGCCGGCGAACACGTACCAGAAGCCAAGCAGGATTGCGAAGAAGACGGCGCCGATACCCACGCGAAAGAGTAACTCTTCGGTTCCCGTCGCTTCGGCGTGGACGAGACTGGCGGCCCAGCCCCCGCCGACGACGGCGAAGCCGGTCGCGACGATCAGCATCAAGAGCACGCGGTCCGTCGGAACGTTCATGGACGTATTCAGCCGTAGCTTCGGGTAAACGGTCTGCTTGCACGAAGCAGGCAGTTCACGTCGGGTACAGCGCGATCAGCGGTCAAGGAGCGAAGCGATCACGGCTCCCGGTTCGTCGGCTCGTTCGAACCGGCCGAGCAGGGTTCGAACCGAGTCACGGGCGGCGTCGTCGACGCGAACGTGGACCATCCCCTCGCCGGGTTGGCCGTAGACGACGGTCGCGCCCTCGGACGCGAGGACGATCGCCGGGAGCGCGGCGAGATCCTCCTCGCCGTCGACGAAGATCGTGGTAGGCTCGTCGGCCGCGAGCGCGTCGCGGATCGCGCGGACGAGCGAGGCGGTGATGACGCCAGGGGGATTGTCCACCTCGCGAGAGACGCCGTCGGTGACGACGCGCTCGACGGCGTCGTCGACCGCGCTGCGCTCGGTTCGGCCGTCGACAAGTGCGACGTCGGGAGTGACGCCAGCCTGCAAGAAGTGGTAGGTGACGACGTCGCCGACGGCGATCAGTGGCCCCTCGACGCGGGCCAGTACGGCTTCGGCATCGGTTTCGACCGGTCCCATCGGCTCTTTGAGATCGGCTCTGAGATCGACCGGAAGGCGAAGCGTCGGCTCGGCAGACTCGAACCGACTGTCAGAAGGTGTGTCGTCGTCGTCGGGCACACTCGGGTCGTCTCGGGTCACGGAGCCGTTATCGGACTTTGAGTGCGTACGCACCGGGCTCTTCGACCTGCATCTCGGTCGCGATCTCGCTCTCTTCGGGGTGGGCGATGATGACGTAGCCCGCCCAGTCCTCGGTCAGCGACGAAGAGGCACAGCTCTCGCAGGTCTCGGCGTCGGCGTCGTTGACTCGGTGGCACTCTCGACAGACGATGCGGTTCGACGCCACGATTACTCACCCGCAGCCGCTTCTTCGGGCTCTCCGCGCTCCTCGCGCAGCCAGCCGTGCTTGCCGAGGCCGGGCTGTTTGGCCGTGAGGCCGATCTTCGAGTCGCGTGGGTTGCGTTCGTCGATGCTCTTCGTGACGATACGGGCGCGAACGGCGTCGTCGACGCCGAGGGCCTTGTCGGACTCGTTCGAGGCCAGACGCTGATTTTCGCGGTCGAACGAGAGGTACTCGTCGGAGATCTGCGAGACGTGCAACAGTCCGTCAACGGGGCCGATTCCGACGAAGGCGCCGAACTCGACGACCTCGACGATCGTTCCGTCGACGACCTCCTGCATCTGGGGATCGAACGTGAGCGCGTCGAACTCCGCCTCGTAGTAGACCCCCGGTCGGTTGGGGAGTACCGTCCCCTGACCGATGTCGTGGACCTCCGTCACGGAGACCACACTGCCGATATCCTCGTCCATTCGTCCCTCGAGTTTGTCCTGGAGAAGCCGCTTGACTAACGCCGGCGAGACGTCGCCGAGCTCCTCCGGCGGTACTTCCACCGTGTCTTTCAATCTGACCCGTTTGTACATCTATGGTTGAGTGATCGCTAGCTTGTTTCTCCCGCGTAATGCAATTACCGGTCTGCCCGTTTCGAGCACCCGGTCACACAGCGGGCGATCGTTCGTGACGACGTAGTCGACCAGGCCCTCACGGGCGAGTTCGACCAGCGCGTCGTCGGCGTACGATTCCTCCGTATCGACCACGAGACAGCGATCGGTCGCCAGATCGTGGCCGACGGTGGCCGCAGTTCCCTCCGTGCCGCCCTTCTCAGAGAGCCGCCGGAGTTCTTCGACGACGGACTGGGGCGTCACCGACTCGAACGCGCCACAGAGCCGATCGAGTTCGTCGAACAGTCGCACGTCGAGTTCGACCGGCATCATCAGCGCGCTCGTGTCGAGGGCGACCCGCGTCGTCATTCGTCGACCCGTTACTCCTGAAGCGTGCCGAGACCGATCAGCCGCCATCGAGCGCCGATCCGGCGGTTGATCGCGATCTTTGCACCGGGTTCGGCACAGACGGGGCGTTTGAGTGTTACCTCACACTCCCCGCTTCGGGCGCTGGTGACCGCGCCGACGGTCGTCGACGTGCCGACGGTCATCATCAGCGGTTCGCCGGTGCTGATCTCGTCGATCGTCTCGCCGCCGTCCATCCCAACGACACGCTCTAGGAGGTCGACGCTCATCGTAAAGGACTCCCAGGTCTGCGGGAGCGATCCCGGCGGACCGGCGATCCGGCCGGCCAAGGCGTCGCCTTTGGTCAGCGCCGGATCCAGTCCGGTGCCGACGCCGAGCAGGCCACCCGGCGTGACGGTGTCTGCGGACTGGCCGCCGGCCTGCAGCGAGCGGATCGTCGTCTCGATCGGGACGAACTCGGTCTGGCCGCCCTCCTCTATCTGTCTGCCGGGTTTGACCTCGATCTCGTCGTCGACGTCAAGTTGGCCCTGGACGAGACTGCCGCCTAACACGCCGCCGGCCAGATCTGCAGCCGAGGTGCCGGGCTTGTTGATGTCGAAGCTCCGGGCGACGTGCATCCGCGGTTCGGCGTCGGGGTCGCGCTCGGGCGTTGGAATCTCCTCCTCGATGGCGTTGATCAGCAGGTCCAAGTTGACCTCCTGGCCGGCCGAGACGGGGACGACAGGGGCGTCCTCGGCGACGGTGCCCTCGACGAACTCCTGGATCTGCTCGTAGTTGTTGCGAGCGGTTTCGGGATCGACGAGGTCGACTTTGTTCTGGGCGATGACGATGTTCTCGATCCCGATGATATCGAGTGCCATCAGGTGCTCTTCGGTCTGGGGCTGGGGGACGGGCTCGTTGGCGCTCACGACGAGCACGGCGCCGTCCATCAGCGAGGCTCCAGAGAGCATCGTCGCCATCAGGGTCTCGTGACCCGGGGCGTCGACGAACGAGACGGTCCGCAGCGGCTCGCTTTCCGAGCCGTCCGGACACTCCTCCTCGACGGTGTAACATTCGGGTTCGTCCACGCCGGGACAGCGACGGAACGTCGCGTCGGCGTAGCCCAGCCTGATGGAGATCCCGCGTTTCATCTCCTCGGAGTGCTGGTCGGTCCACGAGCCGCTGAGTGCTTGCACCAGCGTCGTCTTGCCGTGGTCGACGTGACCGACGAGTCCGATGTTCACCTCCGGTTGTTGATTTCCTGCCATAAGACGGTACGTAATCTTGCGTATGGCTTCCGCCGTGCGATTGATAAACCTACTGTTCTGGGGGCGGTTTCGGTCCGCGAAACCGCCCCGTGTCGGTGGTTCTCAGGGATTCCGAACGGTCGGCTCGTCGCTGACCGACTCGGCTTCGGCCCGCAGACGGACACCGACGCGATCGAGAGTCAGACTCGACCACCGCGATCGGACCGCTTTTGGCGCCACCGACCCTGTCGTCGTCCGTGTCGGAGTTCGCGTTCGAACTGGAGCTGTGTGCCCACCTCGAGAGTCAGCGGGAGGGCATCCTCGCGCGCCAGCTCGGCGCGAGCGTCGCCCAGCCGGGCGGGCGGATTCTCGACGTGGTCTCCGTCGAGCCCGGCCCGGAGTTCGAAGACCGACTGGCGCTGACGAGCGAGACGATCCCCGACGCGGCGATCGAGTCGGCCGTCGGTCCGGGAACCGCCCGCTACTGGAAAGCGGCCTTCGACTGCCACCCCGAACGCGCCCGGGGTGCGGTCGAGCGCGCCGTCGAAATCGGCTTCTTCGAGCGCGAGCGTCGAAACGGACGCGACTACGTGAGGCAGGTCGCGCGCTACCCCGACTGGTACGGGCGTATCGTCGGCATCGAGAACAAGCCCGATCTGGGGCGACCAGGTGATCTGGAGGCCCAGCTCCGTACGGACGCGAGTCTCGGACTGGTCGACGAAATCGTTCTTGCGACCGAGAGCTACGTCACCCGCGCCCACCTGAACCGGATCCCGGACGCGGTCGGCGTCTGGCGCGTCCACCGAGAGGAGACACCAGCTGCCGGCGTCGAGATCGACGTGATCCGCGAGCCGACCCTGCTCTCGCCAGAGAACCCGGGTATCGAGCCCATCGCCTCCCACCCGGGCCGGACCGAGATCGACGTCATCTCGCCCGCCCGAAAGGCCCGCGCCCGACGGCGGCTCGCCGAGCGGGCCTACGGGAAAGGGTGGCGGACGTACGCATTCCCGGACTGTGGGGCCTGCGAACCGACCGGTGACGCCGGGAACGGTAGCTCGGGTGGCGATCGCGCGACGCTACCCCACTGCCGGTGGAACGGACGGATCGTCGACGCGAGTTCCGAGTGTGGTCCGTCGTGTCCGGGATACGAGCCCGAGCCAGCACCCGAGATCGATCTCGAGGCAGAGCGCGACCGGCGGACGCCGTGGCGACAGAATCCTGCCGGGAAACAGCGAGAGCAGTCGGGGCTGGATCGGTTCGGGTAGCGCATGGGGTCGACCGGGGAATCAGTCGGTACGGAATCACAGGAGATACTGCTCGCCGTCGACGGCCAGCGGCTCCTCGAACGCCTCGTCAGCCGGATAGTAGTGGGCGACGTGGACGAGTCGCGTCCGGTCGGCGTCTACCTCCTCGGCGAGCGCGAGCGCGCCCTCGCGAGTCATGTGTTTTGTGCCGAAGGTCCGCGGAACGCCCGTTTCGTCCTCGTGGCGACCGCCCAAAAAGTGGCGATCACAGAGGTGAGCCGGAACGATGGCGTCTGCCAGCAGCAGGTCGGGGTCGGCCAGTGCCGTCCGAGACGCCGCCGGGACGTTGTAGCTCGTATCGCCGGTGAGCGAGAGCTTCGCACCTGTCTCGGGATCGGAAACGGCGAGCCCAT contains the following coding sequences:
- a CDS encoding DNA-directed RNA polymerase, subunit E'', producing the protein MASNRIVCRECHRVNDADAETCESCASSSLTEDWAGYVIIAHPEESEIATEMQVEEPGAYALKVR
- a CDS encoding GTP-dependent dephospho-CoA kinase family protein translates to MPDDDDTPSDSRFESAEPTLRLPVDLRADLKEPMGPVETDAEAVLARVEGPLIAVGDVVTYHFLQAGVTPDVALVDGRTERSAVDDAVERVVTDGVSREVDNPPGVITASLVRAIRDALAADEPTTIFVDGEEDLAALPAIVLASEGATVVYGQPGEGMVHVRVDDAARDSVRTLLGRFERADEPGAVIASLLDR
- a CDS encoding geranylgeranyl reductase family protein produces the protein MYDFVVVGVGPPGARFARRAAEAGYDVLALEKGRIGDPLACSGHVSTDLWEFTGEGARDELLQNEVYGARFHVGGPDSPGYPFYRREPVSNVVDRVGLDRHLADLAREAGADVRERHTVTDVTETRDAVEIEAKGPDASHQFRAKMVAGCDGPRSRVREALSLPEPDELLHGVLAFSEEDDHADFVDVHLTAPRFFAWRIPRGEAGVEYGLAAPPGVQVTKHFRELVDGYEVDVSHRCSGAIPIGPPDRVTTRRGFLLGDAAAQTKPFTGGGILYAMTCADHAVAQIDPDRPATLAAYEHAWREDLARDQRLGHLIRRAYSLPAPVQHLGLRVLSGEIGVHMDRPTSLLSREHLRAVLSPS
- a CDS encoding DUF5787 family protein, with amino-acid sequence MSEFAFELELCAHLESQREGILARQLGASVAQPGGRILDVVSVEPGPEFEDRLALTSETIPDAAIESAVGPGTARYWKAAFDCHPERARGAVERAVEIGFFERERRNGRDYVRQVARYPDWYGRIVGIENKPDLGRPGDLEAQLRTDASLGLVDEIVLATESYVTRAHLNRIPDAVGVWRVHREETPAAGVEIDVIREPTLLSPENPGIEPIASHPGRTEIDVISPARKARARRRLAERAYGKGWRTYAFPDCGACEPTGDAGNGSSGGDRATLPHCRWNGRIVDASSECGPSCPGYEPEPAPEIDLEAERDRRTPWRQNPAGKQREQSGLDRFG
- a CDS encoding aminomethyltransferase family protein, coding for MSVIESVHADHGASFEECGGRRVVAHYGRPERAHRAVRNGVGLLEMTYGVVVVEGDDRVEYVDNVVSNRVPDADGAGCYALLCDPQGGIELDLFVYNAGERLLLFTPPGRADELAADWAEKVFIQDVEIQAATDEYAVFGVHGPNATEKVASVLTGPGTPDERYGFVRGGLDDAGVTVIRTDAPTGEEGYEIVCGADDAEAVYGVLLNQGMNAAPLGYRTWEDLCLEAGTPLFESELEGRIPNVLGLRAAVDFEKGCFVGQEVVSRVENRGQPSSRLVGLALETSTETDADDGDAVPDAGAAVFDGDSVVGEVTRAIHSPMLGQSIALALVEYGLESEALSVRVGGKELPATRTELPFVEGSERSGRLPEYAD
- a CDS encoding DUF188 domain-containing protein is translated as MTTRVALDTSALMMPVELDVRLFDELDRLCGAFESVTPQSVVEELRRLSEKGGTEGTAATVGHDLATDRCLVVDTEESYADDALVELAREGLVDYVVTNDRPLCDRVLETGRPVIALRGRNKLAITQP
- a CDS encoding DUF6432 family protein, encoding MRAKPEYRDREKPQVAVLDELVNRVEEGMTVLELRAAVEVEIDELEDALAALKDDGLIVVDTATNETLIKPADRVIPDEPEPETDETLSEWLRRRMPF
- a CDS encoding DNA-directed RNA polymerase, encoding MYKRVRLKDTVEVPPEELGDVSPALVKRLLQDKLEGRMDEDIGSVVSVTEVHDIGQGTVLPNRPGVYYEAEFDALTFDPQMQEVVDGTIVEVVEFGAFVGIGPVDGLLHVSQISDEYLSFDRENQRLASNESDKALGVDDAVRARIVTKSIDERNPRDSKIGLTAKQPGLGKHGWLREERGEPEEAAAGE
- a CDS encoding translation initiation factor IF-2 subunit gamma; translation: MAGNQQPEVNIGLVGHVDHGKTTLVQALSGSWTDQHSEEMKRGISIRLGYADATFRRCPGVDEPECYTVEEECPDGSESEPLRTVSFVDAPGHETLMATMLSGASLMDGAVLVVSANEPVPQPQTEEHLMALDIIGIENIVIAQNKVDLVDPETARNNYEQIQEFVEGTVAEDAPVVPVSAGQEVNLDLLINAIEEEIPTPERDPDAEPRMHVARSFDINKPGTSAADLAGGVLGGSLVQGQLDVDDEIEVKPGRQIEEGGQTEFVPIETTIRSLQAGGQSADTVTPGGLLGVGTGLDPALTKGDALAGRIAGPPGSLPQTWESFTMSVDLLERVVGMDGGETIDEISTGEPLMMTVGTSTTVGAVTSARSGECEVTLKRPVCAEPGAKIAINRRIGARWRLIGLGTLQE